The Pelodiscus sinensis isolate JC-2024 chromosome 30, ASM4963464v1, whole genome shotgun sequence genome has a window encoding:
- the LOC102447988 gene encoding olfactory receptor 14C36-like — MSNRTTMAEFLLLGFSNVRELQILHVLVFLVLYLAALMGNLLIISSVAINHHLHTPMYFFLGNLSILDLGSISVTVPKSMVNSLLDTRSISYPACVAQVFLFVIFTSTDLALLTIMAYDRYMAICHPLHYECVMNRRACVHMATGAWITGIAYSALHTGSTFMLPFCQSNVIDQFFCDIPKLLKLACSDSYLIEVGVIAFSVFLGLNCFAFIIVSYVQIFRAVLRIPSEQGRHKAFSTCLPHLAVVSLLLFTSVFDYLKPTSSSASNLDLVVGVLYAVLPPMLNPVIYSLRNKEIKTALKKLMGKWLIFMK; from the coding sequence ATGTCCAACCGAACCACCATGGCCGAGTTCCTGCTCCTGGGCTTCTCTAATGTCCGGGAGCTGCAGATTTTGCACGTACTGGTGTTCTTGGTGCTTTATCTGGCAGCCCTGATGGGGAATCTTCTCATCATCTCATCTGTAGCCATCAACCACCAtctgcacacccccatgtacttctttctGGGCAACCTGTCCATCCTGGACCTTGGCTCCATCTCCGTCACCGTCCCCAAATCCATGGTCAACTCCCTCCTGGACACCAGGTCAATTTCTTACCCAGCCTGTGTCGCCCAAGTTTTTCTCTTTGTCATCTTCACTTCAACAGATCTTGCTTTACTGACCATCATGGCCTATGACCGGTAcatggccatctgccacccgctACACTACGAGTGTGTGATGAACAGAAGAGCTTGTGTCCACATGGCCACCGGTGCCTGGATCACTGGTATTGCCTACTCTGCTCTGCACACCGGGAGCACCTTCATGTTACCCTTTTGCCAGTCCAACGTCATTGACCAGTTCTTCTGTGATATCCCAAAACTCCTCAAGCTGGCCTGCTCCGACTCCTACCTCATTGAAGTTGGGGTTATTGCCTTCAGTGTGTTTTTAGGTTTAAACTGCTTTGCTTTTATCATTGTGTCGTACGTTCAGATCTTCAGAGCGGTGCTGAGAATCCcctcggagcagggccggcacaaagccttctccacctgcctcccccacctcgctgTGGTCTCCTTGCTACTTTTCACCTCTGTGTTCGACTACTTGAAGCCCACCTCCAGCTCAGCATCTAATCTGGATCTCGTGGTGGGTGTTCTCTACGCCGTGCTGCCGCCCATGCTGAATCcggtcatctacagcctgaggaacaaggagatcAAAACTGCCCTGAAGAAGCTGATGGGCAAGTGGTTAATCTTCATGAAGTGA